Proteins encoded together in one Impatiens glandulifera chromosome 1, dImpGla2.1, whole genome shotgun sequence window:
- the LOC124936099 gene encoding GDSL esterase/lipase At1g29660-like, translating to MGFKTKIMISVSGTLMLLAKLMIEVNSEPQVPCYFVFGDSLVDNGNNNNLTTSAKVNYPPYGVDFPQGPTGRFCNGPNFADIIGQLLGFDQYIPPFTNTTGYDILLGVNYGSGGGGILDESGKQLGERFSMNAQLKNHGLTKLRIISIMKSEMAARNYLSKCIYTVGMGSNDYINNYLQPAYYSSSKMYTPDQFADRLINQYTLQLLSLYILGARKVAVFGPGLVGCTPAEIAVYGANASGCVDFINNDVQLFNDRLQPLVNYLNRHLIDAKYTYINIAQISSSSSSGGVNPINIPCCSVNNIGLCVPNSVPCPLRNEFTFFDAFHPTTIANSYIGSRCYNAINSSDAQPYDISTLAGLK from the exons ATGGGTTTTAAAACTAAGATTATGATATCGGTATCAGGGACATTAATGTTATTGGCAAAACTGATGATTGAGGTCAATAGCGAGCCACAAGTGCCGTGTTATTTTGTTTTCGGGGACTCGTTAGTTGATAATGGCAATAACAACAATCTCACGACTAGTGCCAAAGTGAACTACCCTCCTTATGGCGTCGATTTCCCTCAAGGACCCACGGGAAGATTTTGCAACGGACCTAATTTTGCCGACATCATTG GTCAATTACTAGGATTTGACCAATACATCCCACCATTCACCAACACAACAGGCTACGACATTCTTTTAGGTGTTAACTATGGGTCGGGAGGAGGTGGGATTCTTGACGAATCTGGAAAACAACTA GGTGAGAGATTCAGTATGAATGCACAATTAAAAAACCATGGATTAACAAAGTTACGGATTATTTCAATTATGAAAAGTGAAATGGCTGCCCGAAATTACTTGAGTAAGTGTATATACACGGTTGGTATGGGCAGCAACGATTACATTAACAACTACTTGCAACCTGCTTATTATTCATCAAGCAAAATGTACACACCTGACCAGTTTGCTGACCGTCTTATTAACCAATATACTTTACAATTACTG AGTCTATACATTTTAGGAGCAAGGAAGGTGGCAGTATTTGGGCCAGGGCTCGTAGGGTGCACCCCAGCTGAGATAGCAGTTTATGGTGCAAATGCTTCTGGTTGTGTGGATTTTATCAACAATGATGTGCAACTCTTCAATGATCGCCTTCAACCTCTCGTCAATTATCTTAATCGTCATCTTATTGACGCCAAGTATACTTATATTAATATCGCTCAAatctcttccagttcttcttcTGGTG GTGTGAATCCGATTAATATTCCGTGTTGTAGCGTTAACAACATTGGATTGTGTGTTCCTAACTCTGTTCCATGTCCTTTAAGGAATGAGTTTACCTTCTTTGATGCCTTTCATCCCACAACTATCGCGAATTCGTACATTGGAAGCAGATGTTATAATGCAATAAATTCTAGTGATGCTCAGCCATATGATATTTCCACTTTAGCTGGCCTAAAATAA
- the LOC124943970 gene encoding uncharacterized protein LOC124943970, whose product MYDVFLFLLSIFLDDLHPLINNIKFIIHQDYIYKYKMRFDRIWMYNKKPECMEDYLKGLDEFISFATTQLGYMDSEKIRCPCRKCRIQKFITSDMCHQHLMRHGFMDNYYTWAANGEPLQNSQVYNYQRTRPSLGNNERSNAYESMIYDMASSSQPDVGDEGTTNFTTPHILSERFWKALNAAHQPIWPGHESESKLSATVKQLNMKSENNLSDRAVNQNLDYIRSLLPKNNCMPDSFYSMKKLVEDLGLPVIRIDVCKDNCMLYWGEDIDKQSCRFCNLSRYKEDVVKPKPHKQLFYLPLAPRLQRLYASNVTAAHMTWHGRHVNKPGMMCHPSDGEAWKWFDHHYPIFALEHRNIRLGLCSDGFAPFGQFGKVYSCWPVILTPYNLPPGMCMKSPYMLISLIIPGPKSPQRNIDIFLQPLIEELQMLWNVGVPTYNVSRGETFNMKAMLLWTISDFPAYGMLSGWSTHGIDGCPICMKKSKSFRLKYGRKACYFDCHRQFLSPEHPYRNDTQHFTKDRVETTLHPPIKDGNEIWSEISHYKLASETPHDYPHGFGDYHKWTKRSIFWELPYWKKLLIRHNLDFMHIEKNVFENIINTVMNVKGKTKDNINARKDMFVVCNRPELHLDPDTMSHKPKKASYTLTKAENIIICKWLKTLKFPDGYASNLSRCVDTTESRLIGFKSHDCHVFLERLLPIAFKRLLPQFVWGVLTDLSNFMHDLNCSSLSLDKVDNLQSQIPIILCNLEKIFPPSFFDSMEHLLIHLPYEAKIGGPVQYRWMYPFERFLKSVKNKVKNKARIEASICNAYILEEISTFASYYFESNVNCKQRQPPRNTEGSVNINEQPISIFNYLGRGSGGSKRFLTSKETLVAHTYVLLNCPEVDSYYRTFCTMNVGVDLEEIDCQFSSWFRSKVLQDQRGVIDKELSYFISFGPKTPTTRYSTYFINGYVWRAGDYGSNKSTMNSGICVHANDSDYYGLLEEIIELEYPGPCLHVVLFKCLWFDHIRGTRVNDTYRLIEVNMNRTYTKYDPFVLAQQAIQVYYSNYPTPTNDRNSSWMAVCKTKARAKIEDIWTNEVVYQNEYPTIELYIPLNIPLYDVNDLSDPNVLNGELDGLEETGLHGSGAEGSEDRESDSDISTNGEVEDRGDEEQSGDDIF is encoded by the exons ATGTATGAtgtatttctctttcttctatCCATATTCTTAGATGATCTTCATCCTTTGATCAACAATATCAAGTTCATAATACACCaag attatatctataaatataaaatgaggtTTGATCGAATATGGATGTACAATAAAAAACCTGAATGCATGGAAGATTATTTGAAAGGTTTGGATGAGTTCATTTCATTTGCCACAACTCAACTAGGTTATATGGATAGTGAAAAAATAAGGTGTCCTTGTCGAAAATGTCGAATTCAAAAGTTCATAACGTCTGATATGTGCCATCAACATTTGATGAGGCATGGATTCATGGACAACTATTACACATGGGCTGCTAATGGGGAACCTCTTCAAAACTCACAAGTATACAACTATCAACGTACACGACCTTCGCTCGGTAACAATGAAAGATCAAATGCTTATGAGTCAATGATATATGACATGGCATCAAGTTCCCAACCAGATGTGGGAGATGAAGGTACTACCAATTTCACTACACCACATATTTTATCTGAAAGGTTCTGGAAAGCATTGAATGCAGCACATCAACCCATATGGCCTGGTCATGAAAGCGAGAGTAAACTATCAGCAACGGTAAAACAACTAAATATGAAATCTGAGAACAATTTGTCTGATCGTGCTGTAAATCAAAATCTGGACTACATTAGATCATTGTTACCCAAAAATAATTGTATGCCAGATAGTTTTTATAGCATGAAGAAATTGGTTGAAGATTTGGGTTTGCCCGTGATAAGAATCGATGTATGTAAAGATAATTGCATGCTTTATTGGGGTGAAGATATTGATAAACAATCATGCAGGTTTTGTAATCTTTCCCGATATAAAGAAGACGTTGTTAAACCGAAGCCCCATAAACAACTTTTTTACTTACCTCTTGCTCCCAGATTGCAGAGGTTATACGCATCAAATGTTACAGCCGCTCACATGACATGGCATGGTCGTCATGTTAACAAACCTGGGATGATGTGTCATCCTTCTGATGGAGAGGCTTGGAAGTGGTTTGATCATCATTATCCAATATTTGCACTTGAGCATCGAAATATTCGACTCGGCCTTTGTTCTGATGGATTCGCTCCTTTCGGCCAGTTTGGAAAAGTATATTCATGCTGGCCAGTAATTCTAACACCTTATAATCTTCCACCAGGCATGTGTATGAAGTCACCGTATATGTTAATTTCACTAATTATTCCCGGGCCGAAAAGTCCACAaagaaatattgatatttttcttcaaCCGTTGATAGAGGAGTTACAAATGTTGTGGAATGTCGGTGTTCCTACCTATAATGTCTCCCGGGGTGAAACATTTAACATGAAAGCAATGTTGTTGTGGACTATTAGTGATTTTCCTGCTTACGGAATGTTGTCAGGCTGGAGCACTCATGGAATTGATGGTTGTCcaatatgtatgaaaaaatcaaaatcttttCGATTAAAATATGGGCGAAAGGcttgttattttgattgtcataGACAATTTTTGTCGCCGGAGCATCCTTATAGAAATGACACACAACATTTTACAAAAGACCGCGTGGAAACAACTCTTCACCCCCCTATAAAAGATGGCAATGAAATATGGTCGGAAATTTCACATTATAAGCTTGCAAGTGAAACTCCCCATGATTACCCTCATGGATTTGGCGATTATCACAAGTGGACTAAGAGAAGTATATTCTGGGAGCTTCCGTATTGGAAAAAACTTCTCATTCGACATAACTTGGATTTTATGCATATTGAAAAGAAtgtgtttgaaaatattataaacacgGTTATGAATGTGAAGGGTAAGACGAAGGATAATATTAATGCGAGGAAGGATATGTTTGTTGTGTGTAATCGTCCAGAGCTACATCTTGATCCTGATACAATGTCTCATAAGCCTAAGAAGGCTTCTTATACCTTGACGAAGGcagaaaatatcataatttgcAAATGGCTCAAGACTTTGAAATTCCCAGATGGTTATGCGTCCAATTTGTCAAGATGCGTTGATACAACCGAATCTAGGTTGATTGGATTCAAAAGTCATGATTGTCATGTGTTTTTGGAAAGGTTATTGCCAATTGCATTCAAACGATTATTACCTCAATTTGTTTGGGGAGTCTTGACTGATTTAAGTAATTTCATGCATGACCTTAATTGTTCAAGTCTGAGCTTAGACAAAGTGGATAACTTACAATCTCAAATTCCTATAATTTTATGCAACTTGGAGAAGATTTTCCCGCCTTCCTTTTTTGATTCAATGGAACATCTACTAATACACTTACCATATGAAGCCAAAATAGGAGGTCCTGTACAATACAGATGGATGTATCCCTTCGAGAG GTTTTTGAAGAGTGTGAAGAATAAGGTGAAAAATAAAGCTAGGATTGAAGCATCCATATGCAATGCCTATATTCTTGAAGAAATATCAACATTTGcttcatattattttgaatcgAATGTAAATTGCAAACAAAGACAACCTCCGAGGAACACCGAAGGGTCAGTGAACATAAATGAACAaccaatttcaattttcaattacTTAGGACGTGGAAGTGGTGGTTCAAAGAGATTTCTAACTAGCAAAGAAACATTAGTGGCTCACACGTATGTCCTACTAAATTGTCCGGAGGTGGATTCATATTATAG AACTTTTTGCACCATGAATGTTGGAGTCGATCTTGAAGAAATAGATTGTCAATTCTCATCATGGTTTCGGTCAAAG GTTTTACAAGATCAAAGGGGGGTTATTGATAAAGAACTATCTTATTTCATATCATTTGGTCCCAAGACTCCAACAACTAGATATTCAACATACTTCATTAATGGTTATGTGTGGAGGGCTGGTGATTACGGATCTAATAAATCAACCATGAATAGTGGTATTTGCGTTCATGCAAATGATTCTGATTATTATGGGCTTTTGGAGGAGATTATTGAATTAGAATATCCTGGTCCATGCTTACATGTAGTTCTATTCAAATGTTTATGGTTTGATCATATTAGAGGTACTAGAGTTAATGACACATATAGACTGATTGAGGTGAACATGAATCGTACATATACTAAATACGATCCATTTGTTCTTGCTCAACAAGCTATACAAGTGTACTATTCGAACTATCCAACCCCAACGAATGATCGTAATTCATCATGGATGGCTGTTTGTAAAACAAAAGCAAGAGCAAAGATAGAGGACATATGGACAAATGAAGTGGTGTATCAAAATGAGTATCCTACCATAGAATTGTATATTCCCCTAAATATTCCCTTGTATGATGTCAATGATTTGAGTGATCCAAATGTTTTAAATGGTGAGTTAGATGGATTAGAGGAAACTGGATTACATGGAAGTGGTGCAGAGGGAAGTGAAGATCGAGAAAGTGATTCAGATATAAGTACAAATGGAGAAGTTGAAGATAGAGGAGACGAAGAACAATCAGGAGATGACATATTTTAA
- the LOC124943981 gene encoding uncharacterized protein LOC124943981 gives MGRQAKRRQELSDNENIESDPAEEMYEIADKKAKVAAKKKAPIAKRSKMVISPKQHTQPSRQPPRQPQATKPSPAKKPPPAKKPPPTTKPPLATKPSTTQSKRNLPKKRPSPSKEVSTSFQHDLEFVSSEAVQVEANATELVNTRSFILENTESTQHQSNKEREEEDDDGDSMEEGDLQHLSQSTKTYIEIVGEKFYPDILKNIHRIITGYWRGPYVNWNQVPEDIKIMWWEQFTESFEWDPTKEEEVNKLFKKKASAKIRNFMTRAKKSLKKPSHITLEDWTEMKKNFVEPKYSQKCTKIQENRKKYTEDGGATYCRGSIPAIEHQRRLTEELGRPATIYETFEKTFKKKDGTWSGKRAVDVVNSFTQLTQTQESMDMNEKQSDMELWMEAAGKSKSGRVFGIGYMGRKQLFQNGQFNKQLSLEVNTLKETVSTLQMQNSEKGKENAIHKEEYTQQQERIKLLESSQVELVQDKVHLQNEVKSLNEKMDEFIKLWKASGQQTSQNITTPEGL, from the exons ATGGGTAGACAAGCTAAAAGACGACAAGAATTAAGCgataatgaaaatattgaatCAGACCCG GCTGAAGAAATGTATGAAATTGCGGATAAAAAAGCAAAAGTGGCTGCAAAGAAGAAAGCTCCAATAGCAAAACGTTCCAAAATGGTAATATCTCcaaaacaacacacacaaccATCTAGACAACCACCCAGACAACCCCAAGCCACAAAACCATCACCGGCCAAAAAACCTCCACCGGCCAAAAAACCACCACCGACCACAAAACCACCACTGGCCACAAAACCCTCAACAACTCAAAGCAAAAGAAATCTACCAAAGAAAAGGCCTAGTCCATCCAAAGAAGTTTCAACATCATTTCAACATGATTTGGAATTTGTCTCTTCTGAAGCTGTCCAGGTTGAAGCTAACGCAACAGAATTGGTCAATACACGTTCCTTTATCTTGGAAAATACCGAATCAACTCAACACCAATCTAATAAagaaagggaagaagaagatgatgatggcgaTTCAATGGAAGAAGGAGACTTACAACATCTTAGCCAGTCAACAAAGACATACATTGAAATAGTTGGAGAGAA ATTTTACCCGGATATCCTGAAAAACATACATCGAATCATCACAGGCTATTGGAGGGGGCCATACGTGAACTGGAATCAAGTTCCAGAAGATATTAAGATCATGTGGTGGGAACAATTCACa GAGTCATTTGAGTGGGATCCTACTAAAGAGGAGGAAGTGAATAAACTATTCAAAAAGAAGGCTAGTGCAAAGATCAGAAATTTTATGACTAGGGCCAAAAAATCTTTGAAGAAGCCCTCACACATTACTTTAGAAGATTGGACTGAGATGAAGAAAAATTTTGTTGAACCTAAGTATTCACAGAAGTGCACGAAGATACAAGAAAATCGCAAGAAATACACAGAGGACGGTGGTGCAACATACTGTAGAGGTTCTATCCCGGCTATTGAGCACCAAAGAAGATTG aCCGAGGAACTTGGAAGGCCCGCAACCATTTATGAGACATTTGAAAAgacatttaaaaagaaagatgGAACATGGAGTGGAAAAAGGGCAGTAGATGTTGTG aaTTCTTTCACTCAACTAACTCAAACTCAGGAATCTATGGATATGAATGAGAAACAATCAGATATGGAGCTGTGGATGGAGGCAGCGGGGAAATCGAAGAGTGGTCGTGTATTTGGAATAGGATACATGGGTAGGAAACAACTATTTCAGAATGGTCAGTTCAATAAACAACTAAGTTTGGAGGTAAATACCCTCAAAGAAACGGTAAGTACTTTACAAATGCAAAATTCAGAGAAAGGTAAAGAGAATGCAATTCATAAAGAAGAATATACACAACAACAAGAGAGAATTAAACTGTTAGAATCTAGTCAAGTTGAATTGGTTCAGGACAAAGTTCATCTTCAAAATGAAGTAAAgtctttaaatgaaaaaatggaCGAATTCATTAAATTATGGAAAGCATCGGGTCAACAAACGAGCCAAAACATTACAACTCCAGAGGGATTATAA